The Streptomyces sp. NBC_00670 genome window below encodes:
- the galU gene encoding UTP--glucose-1-phosphate uridylyltransferase GalU yields the protein MTESNPTISRITKAVIPAAGLGTRFLPATKATPKEMLPVVDKPAIQYVVEEAVSAGLDDVLMITGRNKRPLEDHFDRNYELESALQRKGDAGRLAKVQESSDLATIHYVRQGDPRGLGHAVLCAAPHVGDEPFAVLLGDDLIDPRDPLLARMVQVQERCGGSVVALMEVAPEQIHLYGCAAVEPTEDGDVVKVTGLVEKPEPADAPSNYAIIGRYVLNPHIFDILRKTEPGRGGEIQLTDALQQLAEDEKVGGPVHGVVFDGRRYDTGDRGDYLRAIVRLACEREDLGPDFRAWLRRYVTEEM from the coding sequence ATGACTGAGTCGAACCCAACGATCAGCAGGATCACCAAGGCCGTCATTCCCGCCGCGGGCCTCGGTACACGGTTCCTGCCGGCGACCAAGGCCACTCCCAAGGAGATGCTGCCGGTCGTGGACAAGCCGGCGATCCAGTACGTGGTCGAAGAGGCCGTGTCCGCGGGGCTCGACGACGTCCTCATGATCACGGGCCGCAACAAGCGCCCTCTGGAGGACCACTTCGACCGCAACTACGAACTGGAGTCGGCCCTCCAGCGCAAGGGCGACGCCGGACGGCTCGCCAAGGTGCAGGAGTCCAGCGACCTCGCCACCATCCACTACGTCCGCCAGGGCGACCCCCGGGGCCTCGGCCACGCCGTCCTGTGCGCCGCCCCGCACGTCGGCGACGAGCCCTTCGCCGTCCTCCTCGGCGACGACCTGATCGACCCGCGCGACCCCCTCCTCGCCCGCATGGTCCAGGTCCAGGAACGGTGCGGCGGCAGCGTCGTCGCCCTCATGGAGGTCGCCCCCGAGCAGATCCACCTCTACGGCTGCGCCGCCGTCGAGCCCACCGAGGACGGCGACGTCGTCAAGGTGACCGGCCTGGTCGAGAAGCCCGAACCGGCCGACGCCCCCTCGAACTACGCCATCATCGGCCGCTACGTCCTCAACCCGCACATCTTCGACATACTGCGCAAGACCGAGCCCGGCCGCGGCGGCGAGATCCAGCTCACCGACGCCCTCCAGCAGTTGGCCGAGGACGAAAAGGTCGGCGGGCCCGTGCACGGCGTCGTGTTCGACGGCCGGCGCTATGACACCGGTGACCGCGGCGACTACTTGCGTGCCATTGTCAGACTCGCGTGCGAACGTGAAGACCTGGGCCCCGACTTCCGGGCCTGGCTTCGCCGTTACGTGACCGAGGAGATGTAG
- a CDS encoding 5-formyltetrahydrofolate cyclo-ligase, whose translation MSTLERIRKTAVSHLGSGSEPAKRTLRRELLAVRRGLTADDVRESAGALARRALGLPELAGARTVAAYVSVGREPGTRALLDGLHARGVRVLLPVLLPDDDLDWGRYAGPGSLVAVERGGRMTLREPAGERLGPQAVLAADAVLLPGLAVDGRGMRLGRGGGSYDRVLARLARAGAAPALVVLLYDTEVVAEVPAEPHDRPVHAVVTPSGVRRFGGGVSDS comes from the coding sequence ATGAGCACATTGGAAAGGATACGGAAGACGGCTGTGAGTCACCTGGGATCCGGATCAGAGCCTGCCAAGCGAACATTGCGGCGGGAACTCCTCGCGGTGAGGCGCGGGTTGACGGCGGATGACGTGCGGGAGTCGGCGGGGGCGCTCGCGCGGCGCGCGCTCGGGCTGCCGGAGCTGGCGGGGGCGCGCACGGTGGCGGCGTACGTCTCCGTGGGGCGCGAGCCGGGCACCCGCGCGCTCCTGGACGGCCTGCACGCGCGCGGGGTGCGCGTCCTGCTGCCGGTCCTGCTGCCGGACGACGACCTCGACTGGGGCCGGTACGCCGGACCCGGCTCGCTGGTCGCCGTCGAGCGGGGCGGTCGGATGACGCTGCGGGAGCCCGCCGGGGAACGGCTGGGTCCCCAGGCTGTGCTGGCCGCCGACGCCGTCCTGCTGCCCGGACTGGCCGTCGACGGGCGCGGGATGCGGCTGGGGCGCGGCGGGGGCTCCTACGACCGCGTACTGGCCCGGCTGGCGCGCGCGGGCGCCGCACCGGCGCTGGTGGTCCTGCTGTACGACACGGAGGTGGTGGCCGAGGTGCCGGCCGAGCCGCACGACCGCCCGGTGCACGCGGTGGTGACGCCGTCGGGGGTACGGCGCTTCGGCGGGGGCGTCTCGGACTCCTGA
- a CDS encoding penicillin acylase family protein — protein MPPNTTASSGQEPGKSGRKKGRRGRLFVIVLILAIVGGVAYGAFWSVSTVRASFPQTKGSLTLEGLSGPVDVKRDGYGIPQIYASSDEDLFMAQGYVQAQDRFYEMDVRRHMTSGRLSEMFGKGQVDNDEFLRTLGWDRVAKKEYDTKLSAATKKYLQAYAKGVNAYLEGKDGKDISLEYAALGFTNDYKPQKWTPVDSISWLKAMAWDLRGNMQDEIDRALMTSRLGPKQIADLYPEYPYGRNKPIVQEGAYNELSEAFEQDASSTGSTGTSGTTGGTGTGGTTGTTGTGGTTTGTTGSTGTTSGTTTGTTTGATTGSSGSSTGTTSGSTGSGLQSQLAGLYNVLDDVPTAVGVNGNGIGSNSWVVSGSHTITGKPLLANDPHLTASLPSVWYQMGLHCRTVSSKCQYDVAGYTFAGMPGVIIGHNQDIAWGMTNSGVDVTDLYLEKLSGDGYLYDNKTVPFTTRKETIEVAGGKSKTIVVRETNNGPLLSDRDDELVKVGKKATVDTAAPDRGDGYGLALRWTALDPGNSMDAVFEIDKASDWTSFRKASADFEVPSQNLVYADTKGNIGYQLPGKIPTRAKGDDGSVPAPGWNSKYKWTGYLEQSELPYEYNPKRGYIVTANQAVVAKTTYPYTLTTDWGYGSRSQRITDLIKSKIDDGGKISTDDMRQMQLDNSSEIAKLLVPKLLKIDVSNKYVRQAQKLLEGWDYTQDADSGAAAYFNSVWRNILQLAFGDKLPKELRVKGECLYVEPADNTGPADEDRKVRECGQRDASQAQPDGGDRWFEVVRNLLDDQDNAWWQSPGTRTDKATKTRDELFARAMRDARWELTAKMGKDVDSWSWGRLHQLNLKNQTLGTEGPSFLKYMLNRGPWKLSGGEATVNATGWNAAGGYEALWVPSMRMVVNLGDLDKSRWINLTGASGHAYSAHYTDQTGKWVEGELLPWSFSDKAVDASTGDTLVLKP, from the coding sequence ATGCCCCCCAACACCACCGCCTCTTCCGGTCAGGAGCCCGGCAAGTCCGGCAGGAAGAAGGGGCGCAGAGGCCGTCTCTTCGTCATCGTCCTCATCCTGGCGATCGTGGGAGGCGTGGCGTACGGCGCCTTCTGGTCGGTCAGCACCGTGCGCGCCTCGTTCCCGCAGACCAAGGGGTCGCTCACGCTCGAGGGCCTGTCCGGCCCCGTCGACGTGAAGCGGGACGGCTACGGCATCCCGCAGATCTACGCCTCCTCCGACGAGGACCTGTTCATGGCCCAGGGCTACGTCCAGGCCCAGGACCGGTTCTACGAGATGGACGTGCGCCGCCACATGACCTCGGGGCGCCTGTCGGAGATGTTCGGCAAGGGCCAGGTCGACAACGACGAGTTCCTGCGCACCCTGGGCTGGGACCGGGTGGCGAAGAAGGAGTACGACACCAAGCTGTCGGCCGCCACCAAGAAGTACCTCCAGGCCTACGCCAAGGGCGTCAACGCCTACCTGGAGGGCAAGGACGGCAAGGACATCTCCCTGGAGTACGCGGCGCTGGGCTTCACCAACGACTACAAGCCGCAGAAGTGGACGCCCGTCGACTCGATCTCCTGGCTCAAGGCGATGGCCTGGGACCTGCGCGGCAACATGCAGGACGAGATCGACCGCGCCCTGATGACGAGCCGGCTCGGCCCGAAGCAGATCGCCGACCTCTACCCGGAGTACCCCTACGGCCGCAACAAGCCGATCGTCCAGGAGGGCGCGTACAACGAGCTGTCGGAGGCCTTCGAGCAGGACGCCTCCTCGACGGGCTCCACGGGCACGAGCGGCACGACCGGCGGCACCGGCACGGGCGGCACCACGGGCACGACGGGCACCGGCGGGACGACGACCGGCACGACGGGCTCCACGGGCACGACGAGCGGAACGACGACGGGAACGACCACAGGCGCCACCACGGGCTCCTCCGGCTCCTCGACGGGCACGACCTCCGGGAGCACCGGATCGGGCCTCCAGAGCCAGCTCGCGGGCCTCTACAACGTCCTGGACGACGTCCCCACGGCCGTCGGCGTGAACGGCAACGGCATCGGCTCCAACTCGTGGGTCGTCTCCGGCTCCCACACGATCACCGGCAAGCCGCTGCTCGCCAACGACCCCCACCTGACGGCCTCGCTGCCGTCGGTCTGGTACCAGATGGGCCTGCACTGCCGCACGGTCTCCAGCAAGTGCCAGTACGACGTCGCCGGCTACACCTTCGCGGGCATGCCCGGCGTCATCATCGGCCACAACCAGGACATCGCCTGGGGCATGACCAACTCCGGGGTCGACGTCACCGACCTGTACCTGGAGAAGCTCAGCGGCGACGGCTACCTGTACGACAACAAGACCGTGCCGTTCACCACCCGCAAGGAGACCATCGAGGTCGCCGGCGGCAAGAGCAAGACGATCGTCGTCCGCGAGACCAACAACGGCCCCCTGCTCTCCGACCGCGACGACGAGCTCGTCAAGGTCGGCAAGAAGGCCACCGTCGACACCGCCGCGCCCGACCGCGGCGACGGCTACGGGCTCGCGCTGCGCTGGACCGCGCTGGACCCGGGCAACTCCATGGACGCCGTCTTCGAGATCGACAAGGCGTCCGACTGGACGAGCTTCCGCAAGGCTTCGGCCGACTTCGAGGTCCCCTCGCAGAACCTCGTCTACGCCGACACCAAGGGCAACATCGGCTACCAGCTCCCCGGGAAGATCCCCACGCGCGCCAAGGGCGACGACGGCTCGGTCCCGGCGCCGGGCTGGAACTCGAAGTACAAGTGGACCGGCTACCTCGAGCAGTCCGAACTGCCCTACGAGTACAACCCCAAGCGCGGCTACATCGTCACCGCCAACCAGGCCGTGGTCGCCAAGACCACGTACCCGTACACGCTGACCACCGACTGGGGCTACGGCAGCCGCAGCCAGCGGATCACGGACCTGATCAAGTCCAAGATCGACGACGGCGGCAAGATCTCCACCGACGACATGCGCCAGATGCAGCTCGACAACAGCAGCGAGATCGCCAAGCTGCTCGTGCCCAAGCTGCTGAAGATCGACGTCTCGAACAAGTACGTGCGCCAGGCGCAGAAGCTCCTGGAGGGCTGGGACTACACCCAGGACGCCGATTCGGGGGCGGCCGCCTACTTCAACTCCGTGTGGCGCAACATCCTCCAGCTCGCGTTCGGCGACAAGCTCCCCAAGGAGCTGCGCGTCAAGGGCGAGTGCCTCTACGTCGAGCCGGCCGACAACACCGGCCCGGCGGACGAGGACCGCAAGGTGCGCGAGTGCGGTCAGCGCGACGCCTCCCAGGCGCAGCCGGACGGCGGCGACCGCTGGTTCGAGGTGGTGCGCAATCTCCTCGACGACCAGGACAACGCCTGGTGGCAGTCGCCCGGGACGCGCACCGACAAGGCGACCAAGACCCGCGACGAGCTGTTCGCCCGCGCCATGCGGGACGCGCGCTGGGAGCTGACCGCCAAGATGGGCAAGGACGTCGACTCCTGGAGCTGGGGCCGGCTGCACCAGCTCAACCTGAAGAACCAGACCCTGGGCACCGAGGGTCCCTCGTTCCTCAAGTACATGCTCAACCGGGGCCCCTGGAAGCTCAGCGGCGGCGAGGCGACGGTCAACGCCACCGGGTGGAACGCGGCGGGCGGCTACGAGGCCCTGTGGGTGCCCTCGATGCGGATGGTCGTCAACCTCGGGGATCTCGACAAGTCCAGGTGGATCAACCTCACCGGGGCCTCGGGGCACGCCTACAGCGCGCACTACACCGACCAGACGGGCAAGTGGGTCGAGGGCGAACTGCTGCCCTGGAGCTTCTCCGACAAGGCGGTCGACGCGAGCACGGGCGACACGCTGGTACTGAAGCCGTGA
- a CDS encoding potassium/proton antiporter, with the protein MTVHHLNQLLLVCSLVLLVAVAAVRVSSRSGLPSLLVYLGIGMAMGQDGIGHINFSNAELTQVIGYAALVVILAEGGLGTKWKQIRPALPAASALALGGVAVSVGVTAAGAHWLIGLEWRQAFIIGAVVSSTDAAAVFSVLRKIPLPARVTGVLEAESGFNDAPVVILVVAFSTAGPVEHWYVLVGEIALELAIGAAIGLAVGWLGAWGLRHVALPASGLYPIAVMAISVAAYAAGALAHGSGFLAVYLASLLLGNARLPHAPATRGFADGLGWIAQIGMFVLLGLLVAPHEMGDDVVPALVIGLVLTMVARPLGVVLCLTPFRVPWQEQALMSWAGLRGAVPIILATIPMVNGVENSRRIFNIVFVLVVVYTLVQGPTLPWLARRLGLGRGDEASDLGIESAPLERLRGHLLSMAIPEGSRMNGVEIRELRLPAGAAVTLVVREGKSFVPQPTTVLARGDELLVVATDPVRDAAERRLRAVGQGGKLADWLGTPDDGPKVAGDRGGPGGDGPLKGRALRRRGARKAGSL; encoded by the coding sequence CTGACTGTCCACCACCTCAACCAGCTCCTGCTCGTCTGCTCGCTCGTCCTGCTCGTCGCGGTGGCGGCGGTGCGCGTCTCCTCGCGCAGCGGGCTCCCCAGCCTGCTCGTGTACCTGGGCATCGGCATGGCCATGGGCCAGGACGGCATCGGCCACATCAACTTCAGCAACGCCGAACTCACCCAGGTCATCGGCTACGCGGCCCTCGTCGTGATCCTCGCCGAGGGCGGTCTGGGCACCAAGTGGAAGCAGATCAGACCGGCGCTGCCCGCCGCGTCCGCGCTCGCGCTCGGCGGGGTCGCGGTGAGCGTCGGCGTCACGGCGGCGGGCGCGCACTGGCTGATCGGACTGGAGTGGCGGCAGGCGTTCATCATCGGGGCGGTGGTGTCCTCCACGGACGCGGCGGCGGTCTTCTCGGTGCTGCGGAAGATCCCCCTCCCCGCGCGCGTGACGGGCGTCCTGGAGGCCGAGTCCGGCTTCAACGACGCCCCGGTGGTCATCCTCGTCGTCGCCTTCTCCACCGCCGGGCCCGTCGAGCACTGGTACGTCCTGGTGGGCGAGATCGCGCTGGAACTGGCGATCGGCGCCGCCATCGGCCTCGCGGTGGGCTGGCTCGGCGCCTGGGGCCTGCGGCACGTGGCGCTGCCCGCCTCCGGCCTGTACCCCATCGCCGTCATGGCGATCTCCGTCGCCGCGTACGCGGCCGGCGCCCTCGCCCACGGCAGTGGCTTCCTCGCCGTCTACCTGGCCTCCCTGCTGCTCGGCAACGCCCGGCTGCCGCACGCGCCGGCCACCCGCGGCTTCGCCGACGGGCTCGGCTGGATCGCCCAGATCGGCATGTTCGTCCTGCTCGGCCTGCTGGTCGCCCCGCACGAGATGGGCGACGACGTGGTGCCCGCGCTCGTCATAGGGCTCGTGCTGACCATGGTGGCGCGGCCGCTCGGCGTGGTGCTGTGCCTGACCCCGTTCCGGGTGCCGTGGCAGGAACAGGCACTGATGTCGTGGGCGGGGCTGCGCGGGGCGGTGCCCATCATCCTGGCGACGATCCCCATGGTGAACGGCGTCGAGAACAGTCGTCGCATCTTCAACATCGTCTTCGTTCTTGTCGTCGTCTACACCCTCGTCCAGGGGCCGACACTGCCCTGGCTGGCCCGCAGGCTCGGGCTGGGCCGCGGCGACGAGGCCTCCGACCTCGGCATCGAATCGGCGCCCCTGGAGCGGCTGCGCGGCCATCTGCTCTCCATGGCGATCCCCGAGGGGTCCCGGATGAACGGCGTCGAGATCCGCGAGCTGCGGCTGCCGGCCGGGGCGGCGGTCACGCTCGTCGTGCGCGAGGGGAAGTCCTTCGTGCCGCAGCCGACGACGGTCCTGGCGCGCGGCGACGAACTCCTCGTCGTCGCCACCGACCCGGTGCGCGACGCGGCGGAGCGCCGGCTGCGCGCCGTCGGCCAGGGCGGCAAGCTCGCCGACTGGCTGGGCACGCCCGACGACGGCCCCAAGGTGGCGGGTGACCGGGGCGGACCCGGCGGCGACGGACCGCTGAAGGGCCGGGCGCTGCGGCGACGGGGCGCCCGGAAAGCGGGCTCGCTGTAG
- a CDS encoding MFS transporter, whose protein sequence is MASTVTSTSSSRPGYGQLLRTRGAWTFLLPGFAARQPFAMLTLSLVLLVQHTTGSYGAAGAVAAVTGVSMALFAPYGGRLADRHGQRAVLLPGVLVHAAAALALTVLALADAPLWALFALAVPTGASVPQVGPMVRARWGVKLQGSPLMVTATAFESVTDELTFVLGPLLATALCTAVHPAAGLLAEAGLTLVGGVLFAAQKGTQPVAGKVVSARADDADAGDGHARVGHVSALGVPGVRVLVVAFLGIGCVFGGMQVALAAFTESIGEPGLNGVLYGVFAAGNMLSGVVCGAIAWKAAPRRRLLVAYTALAVAASVLWTGHSVAALAVIGLLVGMCIAPALITGYTLVESLVPAGSRTEAFTWLTGAVALGQAAAVTVAGQLEDRLWDGAGFLVPMGGTVAALAVLVALRSLLAGRPSGHPVARGVGHRAPMTVD, encoded by the coding sequence GTGGCATCCACGGTCACCTCGACGTCGTCGTCCCGTCCCGGCTACGGGCAGCTGCTGCGCACCCGCGGCGCCTGGACGTTCCTGCTCCCCGGCTTCGCGGCACGCCAGCCGTTCGCGATGCTCACCCTCTCCCTCGTGCTGCTCGTGCAGCACACCACCGGCTCCTACGGGGCCGCGGGCGCCGTCGCCGCGGTCACCGGCGTCTCCATGGCGCTGTTCGCCCCCTACGGGGGCCGTCTGGCCGACCGGCACGGGCAGCGCGCGGTGCTGCTGCCCGGCGTCCTGGTGCACGCCGCCGCGGCCCTCGCCCTCACGGTGCTCGCCCTCGCCGACGCGCCCCTGTGGGCGCTGTTCGCGCTTGCCGTCCCGACCGGTGCCTCGGTGCCGCAGGTCGGCCCGATGGTGCGCGCCCGCTGGGGCGTGAAGCTCCAGGGCTCGCCCCTGATGGTGACGGCCACCGCCTTCGAGTCCGTCACCGACGAGCTGACCTTCGTCCTCGGCCCCCTGCTGGCGACCGCCCTGTGCACCGCCGTGCACCCGGCGGCCGGACTGCTCGCGGAGGCGGGGCTGACCCTGGTCGGAGGCGTGCTGTTCGCCGCGCAGAAGGGGACCCAGCCGGTGGCTGGCAAGGTCGTGTCCGCGCGCGCGGACGACGCGGACGCCGGCGACGGGCACGCGCGCGTGGGGCACGTTTCCGCGCTGGGCGTCCCCGGGGTGCGTGTGCTGGTCGTCGCCTTCCTGGGCATCGGCTGCGTCTTCGGCGGCATGCAGGTCGCGCTCGCCGCGTTCACCGAGTCGATCGGCGAGCCCGGACTCAACGGCGTCCTCTACGGCGTCTTCGCCGCGGGCAACATGCTCTCCGGTGTCGTCTGCGGCGCGATCGCCTGGAAGGCGGCGCCCCGGCGTCGGCTGCTCGTGGCGTACACGGCCCTGGCGGTGGCCGCCTCCGTGCTGTGGACCGGCCACTCGGTGGCCGCCCTGGCGGTGATCGGCCTGCTGGTCGGCATGTGCATCGCCCCCGCGCTGATCACCGGCTACACGCTGGTCGAGAGCCTGGTCCCGGCGGGCTCCCGCACCGAGGCGTTCACCTGGCTCACCGGGGCGGTCGCGCTCGGCCAGGCGGCCGCCGTGACCGTCGCCGGACAGCTGGAGGACCGGCTGTGGGACGGCGCCGGGTTCCTGGTGCCGATGGGCGGCACGGTGGCGGCCCTGGCGGTGCTCGTGGCACTGCGGTCACTGTTGGCGGGGCGGCCCTCCGGGCACCCGGTCGCACGTGGCGTCGGTCACCGCGCGCCGATGACAGTGGACTGA
- a CDS encoding FmdB family zinc ribbon protein, producing the protein MPTYQYQCTECGEGLEAVQKFTDDALTECPNCGGRLKKVFSAVGIVFKGSGFYRNDSRGSSSSSSPAASKSSSASSSSSGSSGSSGSSSSSSSSSASSSGSSSTSSSSAA; encoded by the coding sequence GTGCCGACGTACCAGTACCAGTGCACCGAGTGCGGCGAGGGCCTCGAGGCGGTGCAGAAGTTCACCGACGACGCCCTGACCGAGTGCCCCAACTGCGGTGGTCGCCTGAAGAAGGTGTTCTCCGCGGTCGGCATCGTCTTCAAGGGCTCCGGCTTCTACCGCAACGACAGCCGCGGCTCGTCGTCGAGCAGCTCGCCGGCGGCGTCGAAGTCGTCGTCGGCTTCGTCGTCCTCGTCGGGGTCGTCCGGCTCTTCCGGTTCTTCCTCGTCGTCTTCGTCGTCGAGCGCCTCCTCCTCGGGCTCTTCGAGCACCTCTTCCAGCTCGGCGGCCTGA
- a CDS encoding S-methyl-5'-thioadenosine phosphorylase: MVEQTENAQGPEQGGTAETGVPGGAAEIGVIGGSGFYSFLDDVTEVRVDTPYGEPSDSLFLGEIAGRRVAFLPRHGRGHHLPPNRINYRANLWALRSVGVRQVLGPCAVGGLRPEYGPGTLLVPDQLVDRTKTRQQTYFDGFPLPGGEVPNVVHVSLADPYCPVGRGVALKAARGRDWEPVDGGTLVVVEGPRFSTRAESLWHQAQGWSVVGMTGHPEAALARELELCYTSLTLVTDLDAGAETGEGVSHEEVLRVFAANVDRLRGVLFDAVAALPPAGARDCLCATALGGMDPGFALP; the protein is encoded by the coding sequence ATGGTGGAGCAGACGGAGAACGCGCAGGGGCCGGAGCAGGGCGGGACGGCGGAGACCGGAGTGCCGGGCGGGGCCGCGGAGATCGGGGTCATCGGGGGCTCGGGGTTCTACTCCTTCCTCGACGACGTGACCGAGGTCCGCGTCGACACCCCCTACGGGGAGCCCAGCGACTCCCTGTTCCTCGGTGAGATCGCCGGTCGCCGGGTCGCCTTCCTGCCCCGCCACGGCCGCGGCCACCATCTGCCGCCGAACCGGATCAACTACCGCGCCAACCTGTGGGCCCTGCGCTCGGTCGGCGTGCGGCAGGTGCTCGGCCCGTGCGCGGTGGGCGGGCTGCGCCCCGAGTACGGCCCCGGCACGCTGCTCGTGCCCGACCAGCTCGTGGACCGTACGAAGACCCGGCAGCAGACGTACTTCGACGGGTTCCCGCTGCCCGGCGGCGAGGTGCCGAACGTCGTCCACGTCTCGCTGGCCGACCCGTACTGCCCCGTGGGCCGCGGGGTCGCGCTGAAGGCGGCGCGGGGGCGGGACTGGGAGCCGGTGGACGGCGGCACGCTGGTCGTGGTCGAGGGGCCGCGGTTCTCCACCCGCGCCGAGTCGCTGTGGCACCAGGCGCAGGGCTGGTCCGTGGTCGGCATGACCGGGCACCCGGAGGCCGCGCTCGCCCGTGAGCTGGAGCTCTGCTACACCTCGCTGACCCTGGTCACGGACCTGGACGCGGGCGCCGAGACCGGCGAGGGCGTCTCGCACGAGGAGGTGCTGCGGGTGTTCGCGGCCAACGTGGACCGGCTGCGGGGCGTGCTGTTCGACGCGGTGGCCGCGCTGCCGCCGGCCGGTGCGCGGGACTGCCTGTGCGCGACGGCGCTGGGCGGGATGGATCCGGGGTTCGCGCTGCCGTAG
- a CDS encoding RcpC/CpaB family pilus assembly protein — MTSPYFPEPSTPFSSPSARLPASSDRFPETSGRSPGASRAVPGADAPRRPDPQDTPPTCAVPHFAPVRVRGGAGRLRRLVRHRRRAVAAGLAVTAAALVAAGPHAEGRPREHPDGIPRARAETAVAPAAGPVASPPHRRRPPAATVTAPVRIADGATVRLLRPGDRVDVIAADGGGAARVVASGARVTGVPEPPAVPGVDATRAGAGAGPVPAAEAGALVVLSVPRADAARLAGAGAAGRLAVTLW; from the coding sequence ATGACGTCCCCGTACTTTCCCGAGCCGTCCACCCCCTTCTCCTCACCCTCCGCGCGCCTTCCCGCATCCTCCGACCGCTTCCCCGAAACCTCCGGCCGCTCGCCGGGCGCCTCGCGCGCCGTGCCGGGCGCGGACGCGCCCCGGCGGCCGGACCCGCAGGACACTCCCCCCACCTGCGCCGTACCGCACTTCGCTCCCGTGCGGGTGCGGGGCGGGGCGGGCCGGCTGCGCCGGCTGGTCCGGCACCGCAGGCGGGCCGTGGCGGCGGGACTCGCGGTGACGGCCGCCGCGCTGGTCGCGGCGGGACCGCACGCGGAGGGACGCCCGCGCGAGCATCCGGACGGCATTCCGCGAGCCCGGGCGGAGACGGCGGTCGCCCCGGCCGCCGGACCGGTCGCGTCCCCGCCGCACCGGCGGCGTCCGCCGGCCGCGACGGTGACGGCGCCGGTGCGGATCGCCGACGGGGCGACGGTACGGCTGCTGCGGCCGGGCGACCGGGTCGACGTGATCGCGGCGGACGGCGGCGGAGCCGCCCGGGTCGTGGCGTCCGGGGCACGGGTGACGGGGGTACCGGAACCGCCCGCTGTGCCGGGCGTGGACGCGACCCGGGCCGGGGCCGGCGCCGGCCCCGTGCCCGCGGCGGAGGCCGGCGCGCTGGTCGTGCTCTCCGTGCCCCGCGCCGACGCCGCCCGGCTGGCCGGGGCGGGCGCGGCAGGGCGGCTGGCGGTGACGCTGTGGTGA
- the mscL gene encoding large conductance mechanosensitive channel protein MscL, translating to MSEKKGSGVWEGFKAFLMRGNVVDLAVAVVIGAAFTNIVNSVVKGIINPLVGAIGTKNLDSYSSCLTSHCEVAKDGTVTHGIQIAWGSVLGSTLQFLITATVVYFLMVLPMSKYLARVEARRKAREGTKESVVEVTELEVLQQIRDTLVTQRGGDHDARTPRG from the coding sequence GTGAGCGAGAAGAAGGGGTCTGGCGTCTGGGAGGGCTTCAAGGCCTTCCTGATGCGTGGAAACGTCGTCGATCTGGCCGTCGCGGTGGTGATCGGAGCCGCGTTCACCAACATCGTGAACTCGGTGGTGAAGGGCATCATCAACCCGCTCGTCGGGGCGATCGGCACCAAGAACCTGGACAGCTACAGCTCGTGCCTGACCTCGCACTGCGAGGTGGCCAAGGACGGCACGGTCACCCACGGCATCCAGATCGCGTGGGGTTCGGTCCTCGGCTCCACGCTGCAGTTCCTCATCACGGCGACCGTCGTGTACTTCCTGATGGTGCTGCCGATGTCGAAGTACCTGGCCCGGGTCGAGGCCCGCCGCAAGGCGCGGGAGGGCACGAAGGAGTCGGTGGTGGAGGTGACGGAGCTGGAGGTCCTCCAGCAGATCCGCGACACCCTCGTCACCCAGCGCGGCGGCGACCACGACGCCCGGACCCCGCGCGGCTGA